A portion of the Bdellovibrio bacteriovorus genome contains these proteins:
- a CDS encoding lytic transglycosylase domain-containing protein has product MNSSKKIISKRSTRAIAGCLIVATGLMVAFNSPMTLLEDSAELPTPEALAEGELSPEPAKLVLEGEVLTRDPNIVYHREEILNDYEDRISKDFDVPVGLRDRVGFWFDIYTRYDANNRVIHHADFPWIIFKVVDVSDIINSDKPKFRWMRNMKADDHVTAEYRKIKQALKELAAGSKYNDANPYHQSVKAALEPLKGTLRKKARVAYEAVRVQTGQKNFFANGLQVSPRYLPGMEEIFRDHKLPTELTRLPFVESSFNKHATSKVGASGIWQFMDYTGKNFMTVNDHIDERRSPFKATVAAARLLKENHLILRRSWPMAITAWNHGPAGIRKAAKAAGTTDLALIIERYQSKSFDFASSNFYCEFLAALYAEKYHDQIFKDLNYEETLDLHVVKLAKKTRARDLLSRSGLTQEDFLAYNPDLKNAVEKNHPIPSGFSIMVDTPSRLVLKGLLTKDTQSEPTKVSQSDVSSNEIRNQ; this is encoded by the coding sequence ATGAATTCTTCTAAAAAAATCATCTCAAAACGAAGCACTCGTGCGATCGCTGGCTGCCTTATTGTAGCGACCGGCTTGATGGTGGCGTTTAATTCGCCAATGACGCTTTTAGAAGACTCTGCAGAGCTTCCAACCCCTGAGGCCTTAGCTGAAGGAGAATTAAGCCCTGAACCGGCTAAGCTGGTTTTAGAAGGCGAAGTTTTAACTCGTGATCCAAATATCGTTTATCACCGTGAAGAAATCCTTAATGACTATGAAGACCGTATTAGTAAGGACTTTGATGTTCCGGTGGGTTTACGTGATCGTGTCGGGTTCTGGTTTGATATTTATACTCGTTATGATGCAAATAACCGCGTGATCCATCACGCTGATTTTCCATGGATTATCTTTAAGGTCGTAGATGTCAGCGACATCATTAATTCTGACAAACCCAAATTTCGTTGGATGCGTAATATGAAAGCCGACGATCATGTCACGGCAGAATATCGCAAAATCAAACAGGCGCTAAAGGAGCTGGCGGCAGGTTCTAAATACAATGATGCCAATCCTTATCATCAGTCAGTCAAAGCCGCACTTGAACCACTTAAAGGGACTTTACGCAAAAAAGCCCGCGTCGCTTATGAAGCCGTTCGCGTGCAAACCGGCCAAAAGAACTTCTTTGCTAACGGACTTCAAGTCAGCCCCCGTTATTTACCAGGCATGGAAGAAATCTTCCGTGATCATAAGTTACCGACGGAACTGACTCGCTTACCGTTTGTTGAATCTAGCTTTAATAAACACGCCACAAGTAAAGTCGGCGCTTCCGGCATCTGGCAATTTATGGATTACACGGGCAAAAACTTTATGACCGTCAACGATCATATCGATGAACGCCGTTCTCCGTTTAAGGCGACCGTAGCCGCCGCACGTTTGCTAAAAGAAAATCACCTGATTTTACGTCGGTCTTGGCCGATGGCGATCACGGCGTGGAATCATGGCCCAGCAGGAATCCGCAAAGCCGCAAAAGCCGCAGGCACCACGGATCTTGCTTTGATTATCGAAAGATACCAATCCAAGTCTTTTGATTTCGCTTCTTCAAATTTTTATTGTGAATTCTTAGCCGCCCTTTATGCGGAAAAGTACCATGATCAAATCTTTAAAGATCTTAATTATGAAGAAACCTTGGACCTGCATGTCGTTAAGTTAGCTAAAAAGACACGCGCTAGGGATCTGTTAAGTCGTAGTGGTTTAACCCAAGAGGATTTCTTGGCTTACAACCCAGACTTAAAAAATGCCGTGGAAAAAAATCACCCGATCCCATCCGGATTTTCAATCATGGTGGACACACCGTCACGCCTAGTTCTAAAAGGTCTTTTAACCAAAGACACGCAAAGCGAACCTACCAAGGTCAGCCAAAGCGACGTTTCGTCTAACGAGATTCGCAATCAATAG
- the lpdA gene encoding dihydrolipoyl dehydrogenase — protein MAQSFDVVVIGAGPGGYVAAIRAAQLGFKTAVVEREYLGGVCLNVGCIPSKAMITATHLLHKAQHNFKEMGLNIKGDIDVDMKQLVKWKQSVSDKMSGGVSQLLKGYGATVIKGDAEFKSSKEISVKSSAGTESVTAKYFIVATGSRPIEIPGFKFDEKDICSSTGALAFDAIPKRIAVIGGGYIGLEISSYLRKLGSEVTVIEAQSSLLAGVVDPDCANIVVRKLNKAGVNIMYGAKAKGQKKVKDGYEVTVEVNGKEEVVKADKILVTVGRRPNGDQANLKAAGIAVDERGFVKVDAQRRTNVSNIFAIGDICGQPMLAHKASHEGVLVAEVIGGANRVYDAKTVPAVVFTDPEIASAGMTEAEAKAKGFNDLLIGKFPFGANGRAVSMMETEGFVKMIADKKTHVLLGVHIVGPEASNLISEAVLAIEMGARMEDLALSIHPHPTLGEAMMEGAEATLGHAIHIIQKPLHK, from the coding sequence ATGGCTCAAAGTTTTGACGTAGTAGTAATTGGCGCAGGTCCTGGTGGTTACGTAGCCGCTATCCGCGCCGCTCAATTGGGATTTAAAACAGCCGTCGTGGAAAGAGAATACCTTGGTGGCGTGTGCTTAAACGTGGGATGTATTCCTTCTAAGGCCATGATCACGGCGACGCACTTGTTGCACAAGGCTCAGCATAACTTTAAGGAAATGGGCTTAAATATCAAAGGCGATATCGACGTTGATATGAAGCAATTAGTAAAGTGGAAGCAATCCGTTTCAGATAAAATGTCGGGCGGCGTTTCGCAACTTCTTAAAGGTTACGGCGCCACCGTGATCAAAGGCGACGCTGAATTTAAATCCTCTAAAGAAATCTCGGTGAAATCATCTGCAGGCACCGAATCAGTTACGGCAAAATATTTTATTGTCGCCACAGGTTCACGTCCGATTGAAATCCCGGGATTTAAATTTGATGAAAAAGACATCTGCTCTTCAACAGGGGCACTTGCTTTTGATGCTATTCCAAAACGCATCGCCGTTATCGGCGGTGGTTACATCGGTTTAGAAATCTCTTCGTACTTGCGCAAGCTAGGCTCAGAAGTGACTGTGATCGAGGCGCAAAGCTCTTTATTGGCAGGCGTGGTTGATCCTGATTGCGCGAACATCGTGGTACGTAAGCTGAATAAAGCTGGTGTTAACATCATGTACGGCGCAAAAGCCAAAGGTCAGAAAAAAGTGAAAGACGGTTACGAAGTGACCGTGGAAGTAAATGGCAAAGAAGAAGTCGTTAAAGCTGATAAGATTTTAGTCACCGTGGGACGTCGTCCTAACGGTGACCAGGCAAATCTTAAAGCCGCAGGCATCGCCGTTGACGAACGCGGTTTTGTTAAAGTCGATGCTCAACGTCGCACGAATGTTTCTAACATCTTTGCGATTGGCGATATCTGTGGGCAACCGATGTTGGCGCATAAAGCTTCTCACGAAGGTGTTTTAGTGGCGGAAGTTATTGGTGGCGCGAACCGGGTTTACGACGCAAAAACAGTTCCAGCCGTGGTGTTTACCGACCCTGAAATCGCCTCTGCAGGTATGACGGAAGCAGAAGCTAAGGCCAAAGGTTTTAATGATTTATTGATTGGTAAATTTCCGTTTGGTGCGAATGGCCGCGCCGTGAGCATGATGGAAACTGAAGGTTTCGTGAAAATGATCGCTGATAAAAAGACACATGTTCTTTTAGGCGTTCACATCGTAGGACCAGAAGCTTCTAACTTGATTTCAGAAGCGGTTTTAGCGATTGAAATGGGCGCTCGCATGGAAGACCTTGCTTTGTCGATCCATCCGCATCCAACACTGGGCGAAGCTATGATGGAAGGGGCTGAGGCCACATTGGGCCACGCCATTCACATCATCCAAAAGCCTTTACACAAATAG
- a CDS encoding 2-oxo acid dehydrogenase subunit E2, whose translation MATDVKLPELGEGVTEGELVKWLVKPGDSVKADQPIAEVLTDKATVEVPSPTAGTVKDLKFKAGDVVKVGSTMITLEAGAASASAPAPAAASKPAAPSASTPSSAGASPAKASATAGGSQDVKLPELGEGVTEGELVKWLVKPGDAVKADQAIAEVLTDKATVEVPTPIAGTVKDLKFKSGDVVKVGSVMITVEGGGSAAASAPAGASREVPASAHANFAAASAPTPSASRPQPPAGASASPGIFPPVADSKVLATPATRRLAREMNIDINGLSGSGLAGRVTREDVLSAKGGASSAPAAAKSSGGISIPKPAYQGPAGAAEERVPLIGIRKKIAENMQRSKHIIPHFTIMDEAKVDSMVAMRESLKEHAEKHGTKITYLPIVMKAMIATIREFPMFNASIDDAAGELVYKKYFNIGFAADTPNGLVVPVIKNADQKSIMEISKEIIDLSKRARDGKLKVDEMKGATITVTNIGSIGGTYATPVINHPEVAILGMYKIDEKPVIKDGQLKAIKVMNFTMTADHRLIDGAVAARFLAAFIGRIENPGKMLVEML comes from the coding sequence ATGGCTACAGACGTCAAACTTCCTGAATTAGGTGAAGGTGTTACAGAAGGTGAATTGGTAAAATGGTTGGTAAAACCAGGTGACTCGGTGAAAGCCGATCAGCCGATCGCTGAAGTTTTAACGGACAAAGCCACTGTTGAGGTCCCATCACCTACCGCGGGGACCGTTAAAGACTTAAAATTTAAAGCCGGCGATGTTGTTAAAGTAGGATCGACGATGATCACTCTTGAGGCGGGCGCCGCCTCAGCTTCGGCTCCTGCTCCGGCAGCCGCTTCTAAACCAGCAGCCCCATCAGCATCGACGCCTTCAAGTGCGGGCGCAAGCCCCGCCAAAGCTTCAGCGACGGCGGGCGGTTCTCAAGACGTTAAACTTCCTGAACTCGGTGAAGGTGTCACTGAAGGTGAACTTGTTAAATGGTTGGTAAAACCAGGCGATGCCGTTAAAGCCGATCAAGCGATCGCTGAAGTTTTAACGGACAAAGCCACCGTTGAAGTTCCGACTCCCATTGCCGGAACTGTTAAAGATCTTAAATTTAAATCTGGTGATGTCGTCAAAGTAGGATCTGTGATGATCACGGTTGAAGGTGGCGGATCAGCCGCAGCTTCAGCACCTGCAGGTGCTTCTCGCGAAGTTCCAGCATCAGCTCACGCGAACTTTGCGGCGGCTTCGGCTCCGACGCCATCAGCATCTCGTCCACAACCTCCAGCGGGTGCTTCGGCGTCTCCGGGTATTTTTCCTCCAGTGGCGGATTCAAAAGTTTTAGCGACTCCAGCGACTCGTCGTTTGGCTCGCGAAATGAACATCGATATCAATGGTCTTTCAGGATCAGGTCTTGCGGGTCGCGTAACTCGTGAAGATGTTCTTTCGGCTAAAGGAGGAGCTAGCTCTGCTCCGGCCGCGGCGAAATCTTCGGGCGGAATTTCCATCCCTAAACCAGCCTACCAAGGCCCTGCTGGTGCGGCTGAAGAACGCGTACCACTTATCGGTATCCGTAAAAAGATTGCCGAAAACATGCAGCGTTCAAAACACATCATTCCGCATTTCACGATCATGGATGAAGCTAAGGTCGATTCAATGGTTGCGATGCGCGAATCCTTAAAAGAACACGCCGAAAAACACGGAACAAAAATCACCTATCTGCCTATTGTGATGAAAGCGATGATCGCCACGATCCGTGAGTTCCCCATGTTCAACGCATCTATTGACGATGCTGCGGGTGAATTGGTTTACAAAAAATACTTCAACATCGGTTTTGCGGCCGACACTCCAAACGGACTTGTGGTTCCTGTTATTAAAAACGCAGACCAAAAATCCATCATGGAAATCTCTAAAGAGATCATCGATCTTTCTAAACGTGCCCGTGATGGTAAGTTGAAAGTGGATGAAATGAAAGGTGCCACGATCACGGTGACGAACATCGGTTCTATCGGTGGTACTTACGCCACCCCAGTGATCAACCATCCCGAAGTGGCGATCTTGGGCATGTACAAAATTGACGAAAAACCTGTGATCAAAGACGGTCAATTAAAAGCGATCAAAGTGATGAACTTCACCATGACCGCGGATCACCGCTTGATTGATGGCGCGGTGGCTGCGCGCTTCTTGGCGGCCTTCATCGGTCGCATCGAGAACCCAGGTAAAATGTTAGTGGAGATGCTATAA
- the sfsA gene encoding DNA/RNA nuclease SfsA, whose amino-acid sequence MKYSKKLHQGVFLKRYKRFFADVDFQGQQVVAHVPNTGSLKSVNNPGQACLISESDNPERKLKFTLEMIQAPSGAWVGVNTSTPNSVVRETLLSVVGQNHQGAFAHWAAFDEVKPEYKISAETRLDFALKKKNSDKIHFIEVKNVTLAELETAQFPDAVSERAQKHVRELMSLMDQGHTAELIFTIQRNDCKKFSPADHIDAEYGKLLREAMSKGLRVSPLVVHLSHETAELSETLLPVEI is encoded by the coding sequence ATGAAATACTCAAAAAAATTACATCAAGGTGTGTTCTTAAAGCGCTACAAGCGCTTCTTTGCCGACGTCGACTTTCAAGGCCAGCAGGTGGTGGCCCATGTCCCGAATACCGGCAGCCTTAAAAGTGTTAACAACCCAGGGCAAGCGTGCCTTATTTCAGAAAGCGACAATCCAGAAAGAAAACTGAAATTCACCTTAGAAATGATTCAAGCGCCGTCGGGGGCATGGGTCGGGGTGAATACGTCCACCCCGAATTCGGTGGTGCGTGAAACATTGTTGTCCGTCGTGGGACAAAATCATCAAGGGGCTTTTGCGCATTGGGCGGCCTTTGATGAAGTGAAGCCAGAATATAAAATCAGCGCTGAAACTCGTTTGGACTTTGCTTTAAAAAAGAAGAACTCGGATAAAATCCATTTTATCGAAGTAAAGAATGTCACTTTGGCGGAGCTAGAAACCGCCCAATTTCCCGACGCGGTTTCCGAACGTGCGCAAAAACATGTGCGTGAATTAATGTCCTTAATGGACCAAGGTCACACGGCAGAGCTCATCTTTACGATCCAACGAAATGACTGTAAGAAGTTTTCTCCTGCCGATCATATTGATGCGGAATATGGCAAGCTTTTGCGCGAGGCTATGAGCAAAGGACTGCGGGTAAGTCCTTTGGTGGTTCATCTTAGTCATGAAACAGCCGAGCTATCAGAAACTCTTTTGCCCGTTGAAATTTGA
- a CDS encoding PAS domain S-box protein, with amino-acid sequence METQFNPLLVTVSILVAIFASYVALNLAYNGTLVQGRKQAWWLSAGALAMGMGIWSMHFVGMLAFEMPGMAMAYDVPLMVLSVVVAISASALAFYITSRPEVSIKSIVFGGAAMAVAIAGMHYIGMYSMRMEAVIEWNYFLVFISIVIALVASWGALWMLIRMRHQAAHFSEIIIASVVMGFAVSGMHYTGMYAAKFHHADTEGIQSSNLLVSSGLAVTVIATTLLILFVGLISSVLQKMWVRESEGAKESLGKSEEKFRHLINAVKDYAIFMLDLNGHITTWNSGAERITGYKEEEVLGKHISIFFVDEEAGRRTAEQELLGAKNLGRYEAEVQQVRKDGSRYWASIVLTPLYDAYENISGYSKVIRDITEFKEADRKLRQLNEELEIRVRARTEALAHRERQLRTITNASPILIAEIDINERFLFANEAFCKYFQYPGNDIIDKTLTNVIGAQRREEADDLIRRVFQGEQVGYERRSRHDGINTYLASTLIPEFSESNKVIGFIYIGTDVTKYKEIQAELEKAKLAAESANSTKSAFLANMSHEIRTPLGAILGFSELLASNEMSPSERVNSAEVIKRNGRLLSNIINDILDLSKVEAGKMQVEKVEVPFSDVMKEIGSVLSLEAAEKGIELKVTSEGAIPEQIKTDPLRLRQVIFNIVGNAIKFTSHGSVVVNVTLLPSGKNTKLAFIVKDTGEGISREQASNLFTPFTQADVSTTRRFGGTGLGLVLSKKLAHALGGDVVLTESTPGKGSTFTITIDPGVNQKVLFESSVAKKETIEFPLHPGRTDLNSLKVLVVDDSMDNLALIRKILILAGARVDIASNGKEGIEKALRGNFDLILMDLQMPEMDGYEANRKLRESGFKKPIIALTAHAMKEEKLRTLRSGFDDHLTKPIDQGALIKTLATYAI; translated from the coding sequence ATGGAAACACAGTTTAATCCTCTGCTTGTTACGGTTTCGATTCTCGTAGCGATTTTTGCGTCCTATGTTGCGTTAAATTTGGCGTATAACGGAACTTTAGTTCAAGGGCGAAAACAAGCCTGGTGGTTAAGTGCGGGTGCCCTGGCAATGGGCATGGGAATTTGGAGCATGCATTTTGTCGGTATGTTGGCCTTTGAAATGCCGGGCATGGCAATGGCTTACGATGTTCCGTTGATGGTGCTCTCCGTTGTTGTGGCCATCAGCGCTTCCGCATTGGCGTTTTATATCACCAGTCGTCCTGAAGTCTCGATAAAATCTATAGTGTTTGGTGGGGCCGCGATGGCAGTGGCGATCGCAGGGATGCATTATATCGGAATGTATTCCATGCGCATGGAAGCAGTCATTGAATGGAACTACTTTTTGGTTTTCATTTCCATCGTGATTGCCTTGGTCGCTTCCTGGGGCGCGTTGTGGATGCTCATTCGTATGCGCCATCAGGCGGCACATTTTTCAGAAATCATTATTGCTAGCGTGGTCATGGGATTTGCGGTGTCCGGGATGCACTATACTGGTATGTATGCGGCAAAATTCCATCACGCAGATACGGAGGGAATTCAAAGCTCTAATCTTTTAGTTTCCTCTGGGTTGGCGGTGACCGTTATCGCCACAACATTATTAATTTTGTTCGTCGGTTTGATTAGCTCAGTTTTGCAAAAAATGTGGGTGCGCGAAAGCGAAGGTGCCAAAGAATCTCTTGGAAAAAGCGAAGAAAAATTTCGTCATCTGATCAATGCTGTTAAAGACTATGCGATTTTCATGCTGGATTTAAACGGCCATATCACGACCTGGAACTCCGGCGCGGAACGCATTACGGGCTATAAAGAAGAAGAGGTTCTGGGCAAACACATCTCGATCTTTTTCGTGGATGAAGAGGCGGGCCGAAGGACGGCAGAGCAAGAGTTGTTGGGAGCTAAAAACTTGGGCCGTTATGAGGCGGAAGTTCAGCAAGTAAGAAAAGACGGTTCTCGGTATTGGGCCAGTATCGTGTTAACGCCACTGTATGATGCTTACGAAAATATCTCTGGGTATTCTAAAGTCATCCGGGATATCACCGAATTTAAAGAGGCAGACCGAAAATTAAGACAGCTCAATGAAGAGTTGGAAATACGTGTGCGCGCGCGAACCGAGGCCTTGGCTCATCGGGAAAGACAATTGCGCACAATCACGAATGCTTCGCCCATTTTAATTGCCGAAATTGATATTAATGAAAGATTTCTTTTTGCCAATGAGGCCTTCTGCAAATACTTCCAATATCCTGGCAATGATATTATCGATAAAACTCTGACGAACGTCATCGGGGCGCAACGCCGTGAAGAAGCTGATGATCTGATAAGAAGAGTTTTTCAAGGGGAACAAGTGGGCTACGAGCGACGTTCCCGCCATGATGGCATTAATACCTATTTAGCATCGACGTTGATTCCGGAATTTTCAGAAAGCAATAAAGTGATCGGCTTTATTTATATTGGCACGGATGTCACGAAATATAAAGAGATCCAAGCGGAGTTAGAAAAAGCAAAATTGGCGGCAGAGTCGGCCAACTCAACGAAGAGTGCTTTCTTGGCAAATATGAGTCATGAGATTCGCACCCCATTAGGAGCGATCTTAGGGTTTTCGGAGCTTTTAGCAAGTAACGAGATGAGTCCTTCTGAACGCGTTAACAGTGCCGAAGTCATAAAACGCAATGGACGTCTTCTTTCAAATATCATCAACGACATCTTAGATCTTTCGAAAGTAGAAGCTGGTAAAATGCAGGTTGAAAAAGTCGAAGTGCCCTTCAGTGATGTCATGAAAGAAATCGGTTCGGTGCTAAGCTTAGAGGCTGCCGAAAAAGGCATCGAGCTTAAAGTGACATCGGAAGGTGCGATTCCAGAACAGATTAAGACAGACCCATTGCGATTAAGACAAGTTATTTTTAATATTGTGGGGAATGCGATCAAGTTTACAAGTCATGGATCTGTCGTGGTCAACGTCACGTTATTACCCAGTGGAAAAAATACGAAGCTGGCCTTTATCGTTAAAGATACCGGCGAAGGAATTAGTCGCGAACAGGCGTCGAATCTTTTCACGCCGTTTACTCAGGCAGATGTCTCGACAACGCGAAGATTTGGTGGCACGGGTTTGGGCCTAGTGCTTTCTAAAAAGTTAGCTCATGCTTTGGGTGGTGACGTGGTTTTAACTGAATCTACACCCGGCAAAGGAAGTACCTTTACGATCACAATTGACCCCGGCGTAAATCAAAAAGTTTTATTTGAAAGTTCAGTCGCTAAAAAAGAAACGATCGAATTCCCGTTGCATCCGGGACGAACGGATTTAAACTCGTTAAAAGTTCTGGTCGTTGATGACAGTATGGACAACTTGGCGTTGATCAGAAAAATTTTGATTTTAGCTGGGGCCCGTGTGGACATTGCCAGCAATGGTAAAGAGGGCATTGAAAAAGCCTTGCGTGGAAACTTTGATTTGATCCTTATGGATTTGCAAATGCCTGAAATGGATGGTTATGAAGCAAATCGTAAGCTGCGCGAATCGGGTTTCAAAAAGCCCATCATCGCTTTAACTGCCCACGCGATGAAAGAAGAAAAACTGCGGACATTACGCAGTGGTTTTGATGATCATTTAACCAAGCCTATTGATCAAGGGGCCTTAATAAAAACTTTGGCGACATACGCGATTTAA
- a CDS encoding NAD(P)-dependent alcohol dehydrogenase, whose translation MPTTVQAFAALKAKEALKPFSFERRDPGAHDVAIDIHYCGVCHSDLHQVRDEWGGSRFPMVPGHEIVGKVTAVGSSVKKFKIGDSVGVGCMVDSCQECASCAEGLEQYCEKGMTGTYNSVERDGKTPTQGGYSTKIVVSEKFVLKIDPKLPLDKAAPLLCAGITTYSPLRHWNIGKGSKVAVMGLGGLGHMAVKLAAAMGAEVTVLSSSMKKKEDAIRLGATNYAVGGDETFKKYNRYFDLIINTVSAGLDLNTYLGMVKLNGTMVLLGIPEAPEPVHPFPLIMGRRSLAGSLIGGIKETQEMLDFCAAHNIASDIELIPAQKINEAYERMLKGDVRYRFVIDLASLK comes from the coding sequence ATGCCGACGACAGTGCAAGCATTTGCCGCTCTTAAAGCCAAAGAAGCTTTGAAACCATTTTCATTTGAACGTCGCGATCCCGGGGCTCACGATGTGGCCATCGACATTCACTATTGCGGTGTTTGCCATTCAGATTTACATCAAGTTCGTGATGAATGGGGAGGCTCTCGTTTTCCGATGGTTCCAGGACATGAGATTGTCGGTAAAGTCACCGCCGTGGGTTCTTCCGTTAAAAAATTTAAAATCGGTGACTCCGTAGGTGTAGGTTGCATGGTGGATTCTTGCCAAGAATGTGCTTCGTGTGCCGAAGGCTTAGAACAATACTGTGAAAAAGGGATGACGGGCACTTACAACTCGGTTGAGCGTGATGGAAAAACACCTACTCAAGGTGGTTATTCCACGAAAATTGTGGTCAGCGAAAAATTCGTTTTAAAAATTGATCCGAAACTTCCTTTGGATAAAGCGGCACCTCTTTTGTGTGCGGGAATCACGACCTACTCGCCTCTTCGTCATTGGAATATCGGCAAAGGCAGCAAAGTGGCCGTGATGGGCTTAGGCGGTCTTGGTCATATGGCGGTGAAGCTCGCGGCCGCCATGGGAGCGGAAGTTACGGTATTAAGTTCTTCCATGAAAAAGAAAGAAGACGCGATCCGTTTAGGCGCCACAAATTATGCCGTCGGTGGTGACGAAACCTTTAAAAAATACAATCGCTATTTTGATTTGATCATTAATACGGTTTCTGCCGGTCTGGATCTGAATACTTATTTGGGAATGGTTAAATTAAATGGCACGATGGTTCTTTTAGGTATTCCCGAAGCGCCAGAGCCGGTGCATCCGTTTCCTTTAATCATGGGTCGTCGCAGTTTAGCAGGCTCCTTGATTGGCGGGATTAAAGAAACCCAAGAGATGTTGGATTTCTGTGCGGCTCACAATATCGCTTCCGATATCGAGTTGATCCCGGCGCAAAAAATCAATGAAGCTTACGAGCGTATGTTGAAAGGTGATGTACGCTATCGTTTCGTGATTGATTTGGCCTCTTTAAAATAA
- a CDS encoding murein L,D-transpeptidase catalytic domain-containing protein gives MQKLVKLLLPVAMTLTLAACGSGMPVALPDDPNNEPAATAPVDDDNQSAGEVELPSTTPDVPAVGLSEREQILKLYNHLDPSRLVPTKGLEEAVLYFHKNKSSLKNQKVISVLDFSQSSTKKRWYFIDIKTGSVWNVHVSHGKGSDANHDGFAEKFSNVSGSNASSLGFYKTAETYQGSNGYSLRLDGLSSTNSNARPRAIVVHGADYVQDQAVIQGRSWGCPAVSQANRDKVINLIKGGSLIYAYK, from the coding sequence ATGCAAAAACTCGTAAAACTCCTTTTGCCCGTTGCGATGACTTTAACTTTGGCTGCTTGCGGTTCTGGTATGCCGGTGGCTTTGCCGGATGATCCTAATAATGAACCCGCAGCGACTGCTCCGGTGGATGACGACAATCAATCCGCGGGTGAAGTCGAGCTGCCGTCAACCACTCCGGATGTTCCTGCGGTCGGTCTTTCAGAGCGCGAACAGATTTTAAAATTGTATAATCACTTGGATCCCTCACGTCTTGTTCCGACTAAGGGTTTAGAAGAAGCGGTTTTATATTTTCACAAGAATAAATCTTCGCTTAAAAATCAGAAGGTGATTTCGGTTTTAGATTTCAGCCAAAGTTCCACAAAAAAGCGTTGGTATTTTATCGACATAAAAACGGGCAGTGTTTGGAATGTGCATGTTTCTCATGGCAAGGGTTCGGATGCCAACCATGATGGTTTTGCAGAAAAATTCAGCAATGTTTCGGGTTCCAATGCCAGCTCGTTGGGCTTTTATAAAACGGCCGAAACTTATCAGGGCAGCAACGGATATTCTTTGCGTTTAGATGGACTTTCTTCGACCAACTCGAACGCCCGTCCGCGTGCGATCGTCGTGCATGGGGCAGACTATGTTCAAGATCAGGCGGTGATTCAAGGTCGCAGCTGGGGATGTCCGGCGGTTTCTCAAGCCAACCGTGATAAAGTGATCAATCTGATCAAAGGTGGCAGTTTGATTTATGCCTATAAATAA